A stretch of Onychomys torridus chromosome 2, mOncTor1.1, whole genome shotgun sequence DNA encodes these proteins:
- the LOC118577931 gene encoding 40S ribosomal protein S14, with protein MLLRLFAVEESGDDAQKWHLARGRKRRKNRSSALGHQDVAQRFKELGITALHIKLRATGGNRTKTPGPGAQSALRALARSGMMIGWIEDVTPIPSDSTQRKGGRRGRRL; from the coding sequence ATGCTCCTCCGTCTCTTTGCGGTGGAGGAGTCTGGAGACGACGCTCAGAAATGGCACCTCgcaaggggaaggaaaagaaggaagaacaggtcatcagccttgggcCATCAGGATGTGGCCCAGAGGTTCAAGGAGCTGGGCATCACTGCCCTGCATATCAAACTCCGTGCCACAGGAGGAAACAGGACTAAGACCCCTGGACCTGGAGCCCAGTCAGCCCTCAGAGCTCTTGCTCGCTCAGGGATGATGATTGGATGGATTGAGGATgtcacccccatcccctctgaCAGCACCCAAAGGAAGGGTGGTCGTCGTGGTCGCCGTCTGTGA